The following proteins come from a genomic window of Sulfitobacter indolifex:
- a CDS encoding NADH-quinone oxidoreductase subunit J family protein: MTDIAFYILSAIAIWSGWRVFRVDSMIRATFALMVSFICVGAIALLMSADYIGVATVFMMAVEMMVMGLFMVMFMMNPAGLNPMQMVHQYRLSIGAGIVAFIGLTVAVLATDLPHNPLPAGRDTMRDLGINLLGSSMLIFETAGVTLLATMLGAVILSSRRGRFGVSDEGAVPPGLHPGGTPAGRKVEEGGGHGGHGGHGGHGGHGGHDKMTNKKDGAQGTGHMGHEMADDDPALSAGHTGHVGHTTGADPEGADPEKPRQEPAPDRHEGHGTRPMKEH, encoded by the coding sequence ATGACGGATATTGCTTTCTATATCCTCTCGGCGATCGCCATCTGGAGCGGCTGGCGGGTGTTTCGGGTCGACTCGATGATCCGTGCAACATTCGCGCTGATGGTATCGTTCATCTGTGTCGGTGCCATCGCGCTATTGATGTCTGCCGATTACATCGGCGTCGCCACGGTATTTATGATGGCGGTCGAGATGATGGTCATGGGTCTTTTCATGGTGATGTTCATGATGAACCCGGCAGGCCTGAACCCGATGCAGATGGTGCATCAATACCGCCTGTCGATAGGAGCGGGCATTGTAGCTTTCATCGGCCTCACAGTCGCGGTGCTGGCAACTGACCTACCGCATAATCCCCTGCCTGCGGGTCGGGATACCATGCGTGATCTGGGCATCAACCTGCTGGGCAGCTCGATGCTGATATTCGAGACCGCCGGGGTGACGCTATTGGCGACCATGCTCGGCGCTGTCATCTTATCGAGCCGCCGTGGCCGGTTTGGCGTGTCGGACGAGGGTGCTGTCCCCCCAGGGCTTCATCCGGGCGGAACACCTGCGGGGCGCAAGGTGGAGGAAGGCGGTGGCCACGGAGGCCACGGAGGCCACGGAGGGCATGGTGGTCATGGTGGTCATGACAAGATGACTAACAAGAAGGACGGCGCCCAAGGCACTGGCCATATGGGTCACGAGATGGCCGACGACGACCCGGCGTTGTCAGCAGGGCATACGGGTCACGTAGGACACACAACCGGCGCTGACCCCGAAGGCGCCGATCCAGAGAAGCCCAGACAAGAGCCAGCACCGGACCGGCATGAAGGTCACGGCACCAGGCCGATGAAGGAGCATTGA
- a CDS encoding ETC complex I subunit: MRARIYQPARTAMSSGTAKTRVWLLEFSPAEARSVDPLMGWTSSDDTQSQVRLEFDTREAAEEYARDHGIDAQVQLPNKRKPNIRAGGYGENFATGRRGAWTH, from the coding sequence ATGCGCGCACGTATCTACCAACCCGCCCGTACAGCGATGTCCTCCGGCACGGCCAAGACCCGTGTCTGGCTGCTTGAGTTTTCGCCAGCGGAAGCACGCAGCGTTGATCCTCTGATGGGTTGGACCTCGTCGGACGATACGCAAAGCCAAGTGCGCTTGGAGTTCGACACCCGCGAAGCCGCCGAGGAATATGCCCGCGATCATGGCATCGATGCGCAGGTGCAACTGCCGAACAAGCGCAAGCCAAACATCCGCGCCGGCGGCTACGGTGAGAATTTTGCAACCGGGCGTCGTGGAGCTTGGACGCACTGA
- the nuoK gene encoding NADH-quinone oxidoreductase subunit NuoK encodes MTLTAILIVASALFGIGLFGALSQKSFVMLMMGLELMLNGTLLAAVGFWAFTLEGAPEGQLLAILIMAVMAVELAIGFALVVAVYRKRQADVIEALGALKE; translated from the coding sequence ATGACGTTAACAGCCATATTGATTGTCGCGTCGGCGCTCTTTGGCATCGGTCTGTTCGGTGCGTTGTCACAGAAATCCTTTGTAATGCTGATGATGGGCTTGGAGTTGATGCTAAATGGCACCCTACTCGCGGCTGTCGGATTTTGGGCCTTTACCCTTGAAGGTGCGCCTGAGGGACAATTGCTTGCGATCCTGATCATGGCGGTGATGGCAGTCGAACTGGCAATCGGCTTTGCCTTGGTTGTTGCCGTCTATCGCAAGCGTCAAGCGGACGTGATTGAAGCGCTCGGGGCGCTGAAAGAATGA
- a CDS encoding DUF305 domain-containing protein — translation MMTSQRQATANLVHNGEYSDLRFVNMMSAHHAMAVSMAEVAVEKGEHSELVQFAKTMIEDQKKEIKTLDGIIEDLDGPDEVATETHPHERSMLGMDSPEELAKKTPFDKAFIDSQLPHHASAIEMAAVALKQSSNSDIKKLSRSIIDAQAQEIGKMIDWRHSWYGEKG, via the coding sequence ATGATGACGTCACAGCGCCAAGCGACTGCAAATTTGGTTCACAATGGAGAATATTCCGATCTACGGTTCGTCAATATGATGTCTGCACATCATGCGATGGCGGTATCAATGGCCGAGGTTGCGGTGGAAAAAGGCGAGCACAGCGAACTCGTCCAGTTCGCAAAGACCATGATCGAAGATCAGAAGAAAGAAATCAAAACGCTCGATGGCATAATCGAAGACCTTGATGGTCCTGATGAAGTCGCGACGGAAACCCATCCCCATGAGCGCAGCATGCTCGGGATGGACAGCCCAGAAGAACTCGCAAAAAAGACACCCTTCGACAAAGCATTCATCGATTCACAACTGCCGCACCATGCCTCTGCAATTGAAATGGCAGCGGTCGCTCTGAAACAGAGCTCCAACAGCGACATCAAGAAGCTTTCGAGGAGCATTATCGATGCTCAGGCCCAAGAGATCGGCAAAATGATCGACTGGCGCCATAGCTGGTACGGTGAAAAGGGCTGA
- a CDS encoding NADH-quinone oxidoreductase subunit A, protein MTTLIAIILIFAFSMLFTAALRAGGTGPSTYPQKRPILGGSDPETHAWQRFHVRYYTMTLLFVAFEMEMMFMYPWAVVFVEEGPKALAEMGMFLVILSVGIVYGWREGIFRWE, encoded by the coding sequence ATGACGACATTGATCGCCATCATTTTGATCTTTGCATTCTCAATGCTGTTCACCGCAGCATTGCGGGCAGGCGGTACGGGTCCGAGCACCTATCCTCAGAAGCGCCCTATACTCGGTGGCAGTGATCCTGAGACCCATGCATGGCAACGTTTCCACGTCCGGTACTACACGATGACGCTGCTGTTCGTCGCCTTCGAGATGGAGATGATGTTCATGTATCCTTGGGCCGTGGTTTTCGTAGAGGAAGGCCCCAAGGCGCTGGCAGAGATGGGTATGTTCTTGGTCATTCTATCGGTCGGGATCGTCTATGGCTGGCGGGAGGGTATTTTTCGGTGGGAATGA
- a CDS encoding NADH-quinone oxidoreductase subunit H — translation MSVALTLMIMLVFMTVGILIAAVLDTFFYRWLAGRTGGSLLTPLYAAAAEVSRQRISTEAPDRMNWFLSISGFLTLGAIGLAVVPLGPQSAVIGLETSVVLWGACESLVVVLVFLHGWSPNSPLALIGAYRYVAIGLPIMLLSMFVLIAAALPAESLDLRAIVTSQEDLWNVIRQPLGLPLFILLGLSLTLRGPLDYADSADLAGGTSIEDSGANRAGWQVARMSMLVGFSAVAASAFLGGYLGPVLPGVVWLAFKTLTIMAVIIAQSHLLARMPVARMLGLIWKVLLPIAFLDLLLAGLVALA, via the coding sequence ATGAGCGTCGCCCTCACCCTGATGATAATGCTCGTATTCATGACCGTCGGCATACTTATCGCTGCGGTTCTGGACACGTTTTTCTACCGATGGCTGGCCGGACGCACTGGGGGCAGTTTGCTAACGCCGCTCTATGCCGCTGCGGCGGAAGTGTCTCGGCAACGCATTTCGACCGAGGCGCCAGACAGAATGAACTGGTTCCTGTCCATCTCGGGTTTTCTGACGCTCGGTGCGATTGGTCTCGCTGTCGTACCGCTTGGGCCACAGTCTGCGGTGATTGGCCTCGAAACCAGTGTGGTGCTGTGGGGGGCGTGCGAGTCCCTCGTGGTTGTGCTTGTGTTTTTGCACGGCTGGTCACCCAATTCCCCACTCGCCCTGATCGGGGCCTATCGCTACGTCGCTATTGGGCTGCCGATCATGCTGCTTAGCATGTTTGTCCTGATCGCCGCCGCACTGCCTGCAGAGTCGCTTGATCTGCGCGCTATCGTGACGTCGCAAGAAGACCTATGGAATGTGATCCGCCAACCGCTTGGGCTGCCCCTCTTCATACTGTTGGGATTGTCACTTACGCTGCGCGGACCACTCGACTACGCCGACAGTGCTGACCTTGCAGGCGGCACGTCCATCGAAGATTCAGGCGCTAATCGGGCTGGTTGGCAGGTGGCAAGAATGTCCATGTTAGTTGGCTTTTCTGCCGTGGCCGCCTCGGCATTTCTGGGCGGCTATCTCGGCCCGGTTCTTCCGGGTGTTGTCTGGCTCGCGTTCAAAACACTAACCATCATGGCTGTCATTATCGCCCAGTCTCATCTGCTGGCGCGTATGCCCGTAGCACGGATGCTCGGGCTGATCTGGAAGGTCCTGCTGCCAATTGCCTTCTTGGACTTGTTGCTGGCCGGACTGGTGGCGCTGGCATGA